ataaaatgaattTTGTGGATTTCAGATGATGTGAACACGATGTGAGCTAAAGAGGGAACCTTCATTATATGATTTCTATGAGATCAACTAGTAGAAAAAGGTCAGAGCAACAGCATTAGCAGCAGAAAGGTTCACATCCCATTACTGGAACAAGCTAATCCCCAGATACCAGTTCAGTCTTTCATTAGAGTACAACTTTCCAAAACAAATACATAGAAAATAAAGGGAGGACCATCCAAGTAAAATGATTTCAACCCCAGTTAAATTATAATTACTATTCATATGATAGCCCAATAAATTGTAGAATGACTAAGGTTTGATCCAATGCTTTTATTCTTATACCGACAGATGACATGATGTGCTACAAATGACTGAAACTGTTGGCACGCATTTTAATAaaaagccagtatctcaacataaACACTTATTGAAGCGTTTGTCAATTGCTTTCATTAATGCCATATATCTTTTAGAGGGATGTGTACAGTGCATATTCAATACACCAGCCCAGTACATGTCCTACTTTACTTTAACATGAGATCCTCCTTGTTTTGTGTTCTTCACAGGTTTCCATTGTTCTACTACAATTCTGGATATGCAGAGCATTTTCAACTGCAACACTATAGACACTTTTTAGTATAGTACTGAAAGCACGTTGTAGGTctgcatgttaaaataaaaacacacacaacaaaacacaaatcatgTCGACAACAGGACTTGGTTTGATGGAACAGTTGCTCAGATTAAATTCAATTGATTTAATATCCTTTGATATTCCAATCCATTTGATACATGTGGAGCTTTTATACAGACATCTGTTGTCTGAGTTACACAAGGTGGTTACAGGATGTCAGTTGGGACGTATAAAAGGAGTTATGGTGGGGGGTGTAGAATACATGCAGTTTCTTAATGAACCACGTACTACAGGTAAACAAATCTTTCATCTTGTCTTTGGTTTAATCCTTTAGAGAGGTGTCATTCATTTCCAAAAACACACCACTTGAAAGATAAACTGCAAATATATCAGCCAGTCAAACAAGGCCACCCCATCGTGCAATTCTCACTTATTTCAAGAACATAGCCATTAGGATTCTGTTAAGCCTAACTAGTTTTCCAAATATAAATACTACTCAGATAGGGGGTTTTGCCCTTGGAGAAAGAGCTCATGATTTTGAAGTGACTTTATTAGCATTTCTTTTTAACATCCTCGTATATAAGGTGGACACACACTTCCAAGACGCAGATTAGGTACCAAGAACTGATAGATCGGTTTCTACAAGAACTGCAAATTGCTGGAAATGGCCAGAAAGAGCATCTCAACTTACTCTGTTCTCTTTGCTTTAGCATTTCTTTCAGAGTCCTTAATAGCTTCAGTGGCAAGATCTCTAAACAAGATAGAAGAAACTAGAATGTTAAATGATTTCTTCAGCCCAAGTAAAGCACACCTGGATGCAGAGGGGTTGGACAAGTCAGGCGAGGCTTTCTCAAAGTATTCTCTTCTGGAAGGAACCATGATGGATGAAGGCGGCAGCTCAAAAATCATAGTCTTCACAGTAAGTTATTACTGTACATTGATGAAGGCACAAGcaaaaatgtttgtctgcttgatatAATGCATTATTACCATTAGATCAATTACAAATGTTTTAAGTGTGCAAAAAGGAGTTTTAGCTATTTGAATTTTGGTAAATGAACTGCAAAGTTTTTACTTTAATACAGAACCAAGAAGTACAACTATACATCCCTTTGAGAAGTGTTTGGCTAGTACCTTTAGTATTTACACTAGAGGTGGACTTATCCAAAATGTTTGTCCATTTTCCTGATAGTTTAACCTGGATTTGAGTTTAAAGTTAGTTATTAGAAATGTCAAGGAATAGGGTCCAGGTCCTGTATTGATCGTGAACCGGAagttgaacacattttttttaaacagattgattattttcttctttttaggATTTAGGTGTCAAGAAGAATGCTAAAGATCTCCAGGACTTCCTTATTTCTGCAAACTCGAAACTCTTCAGCCCTGCATTGTCTGTAGATCTGTCTAACAGACACCTGCCTTACTTCACTGTCAGAGAAGCAGAGGCACCCCAGTCAGAAAGCCAAAGCACTGCAACAGAGGAACGCAGAGATTCTGGAAGGGATGATTCTAAAATTCCAGTAGGCAAAAGAGACTTTGACAGTAAGTACAATGGTCTCTAATGAAATTTctgcttgaagaaaaaaaaaaagaaacattcttgtataacataattaatatataataaatacttTAAGTACAAAATTACTTTAacctattttaaaatgtgtacattcagatttgtttttatcatgcacaaatataaatacagtttgtGTTAGATTAAACATATGTAAGTGGGAGGTATCCTTACATTAACACTCCAGTACAACTCAATTAGATGAGCCGTCCAGCATCACACAATGTACATATGAAATATGCTATGGAAAAGTATTGTAGCATCGGTGATATATGTACAGTAATGGGcattacaggattaaatgcatgGATCCATGAAATACAACACTAACAATTCAACGTTGTTTGTTTTTAGTGCTAAGATGTATGCTGGGAAGAGTCTACCGACCATGCTGGCAGGTCTAGGAATTGCTTCAGTCCTCCAATGAACAAAGCTGTTGAAATTACAATGATCTAGTTATTCACCTTTGTGTTACGCCTGCAAGGCTGTTTATGTATAAAGCTTGAAATGTCCTAAGGTTGTTCTGTGCCATCTGTTTTCTTATTGAAATCACAACAATAAGAACAGTAATGTATAAAAGGTttattaaaagtatttaaaagaaTCTGCTAACAATGGttgattgtgtaaaaaaaaaaaaaaagacattgcatATGAAAACATAGCAAACACTCGAATTATACAAAATATTAACATGTAATAAAAGTGCAATACCCGCTTTAAGATCGATACATAATCTGACAAACCATctagattttaaaatactgaagtCATCAATTTCCAGATGATATTCAAAATTGTGCCATTAGCACAATTTCATCTTCATCTTTCAAACTAAAATTGACATTAAATCAAGATTCTTCCTAtggttcttaaataataataaaaaaaaaataaataaaaaaaaaaaaaaaataaataataataataataattaaaagcagCCTAGCTGTAGTTCAGAGTTGAAAAGATCAACCAACTAGCTATGAACGACTATTAGAGGTAAACCAGTAGGTTTTGCTTTGCCACTTTTCTTGCAATATTGTCTAAACTCTAAATCATGATGGAATCAGACATGCTTGATTTGATGCAAGTACAGCCCACAGATAAAGTGTTACAATCTGAAAAAGTTTGTCAGCTTTCCCTGGCCTGCAATCAACTTTTTCTTGGCCACGGCCTTGCTGCCTTTCCCTGGTGCTCCTGTTTTGCAGTCCAATTTATTATGTGGTTTATCCGATACCTTGGGTCCCCCGGCGGCTCTCTTTTGAGGTGGCTCATTTTCATGACTGCAGTTAGCATTTTCACCGTTTACATACGCCTGTTTCCTCTTGCAGCTCTTGTTTCCTGGCTGACCATTTGCACTTCCACTGCCCTTTTTCCTTGAGTTTCCTTTCTGCTGAGTATTTCCAGAAGTGGAGCCAAACGCAGGTCTCTTTCTCTCTATTATTAGAGCTTCATTCTCAGTCACATTTGCTGCAATTGATGTTGGGTGTAAATTATGGGGGAGAAAAGTTTACAAAACTATCATTCCTGAAGAGCTGAAAATTAAATGTCTGTTAATGGAATGAACTACAAGTCTATTAAAAACTGATCAACTGTAAGCCTCCCTGCTCATTTTGGGCTTCCTTAGGCAACAACTAAATTGGAATTGGAGGCAGCGGCCATTATATGCTAGATAACGGACTGCAGCAATTGTTGGGTGCAATTAATGCAAGTTTCTGATTCCTGTTAGTTTTAGGAGACACCTCGTTGTGATGGCTCTATACTCAGAACCCGattggcagggggggggggggggggggggggaccactATCCTTGACATGGAAGTGCAATTCAAATCAGTACTGCAATAACATCCTccaccaaaaaaacacacattccacAGTGACATACATACACTTTGAGTTGAAATTGTGAAGTAGTGGATTGTTAAGTAGTACTGAGTGTTAGACATGCCACGTACCTGTTGAAGGTTCATCATCAAAGCAGAGAACTGGAACCAGAGCTTTTTTAGGCGCAGGATGGACACAGGTTGGCACTTGACTAAGACTTGGGAACTGCAGCAGTTTTTTGTTTACAAGGGGATCATCATGGTACGTGCAGGCAAATTGTGATCTAATTGGATTCCCTTTTGCCTGCAGAAAGAAAATGTCTGTTAACTGTAACTGTACACTATAATTGATACAACACAAGGTACCACACAAATTAAGGGACATTTTAGGCATTTGTACCACTTTGCACCACTGTTATATACTTGATCTGAGAAAGGGGATGATCTACAATACatgctcaaaatatgtttttaaattcaATTACTTGGAGCAGCCATAGATTACCATTAATGAGAAGGAAGAGAAGGAAGAGTTTTTTGGTAGTACTTTAAAATCTAGTGCTCATGAGTACTCAAACTTTTCAGCTATTATTTAATACGCCTGTATATTCACAAGCATCCTTGCTTATGTACTTATGAACATAAATATGAGCATACATTTAAGCACCTTCACCATATCCTTGTTGCCGGGGATATGCATCCCATGCAAGTGGATAGTAACCTCCAAAAACAGAGAAGACTGCAGCATCTCTGGTGCAAACAATATGGAGGACCCACCTTGGCAGTCATAATGGTCTGGTTCCATCCAAGGTAAAAATTAAACGTTTGAAAGCTTTTAACTGCACATTCAGACTAATCTTTATAGTTCTTTCTTGTATCCAAAGTCTTTGATGTTCACCCAGGAGCTGGATTATAGATACTGACATTTCTGCCTTTTAACCCACTAGCTAAAGCAAGAAAAACCTCAAAACATTTGTCTATTCAATACACCAGTGCAAAATGAAAGATCAAAGGACcaagcaaaatataaaacaaaccttAACTGCACCTAAAACAATATCTGAAGATTAGAGGTGCAATCCAATACTGTATGCTTCAGCACAGGGAAGATTACTCTACTTCTGTGCAATAAAATTGAGTGCAAGACACAAGAGGCCAGAGGCCACAAGAGATGCTTACCTTTAAATAATTTACAAAGTGAATTTGTAActttggtttctgtgctgcaggcCTGAGAAATGTATACTGGTAACTACTTTTGATTTAGGAGTACCATTAAGTCTGGAAACTTCTGATAAAACAATAGCCCCAAAGTAACTTCAATATACAATATCCATAGCAAATCAACTGTATAATTTCTATGCAGCCGTACATCATACTACGATTCAAAACTCTATATACAGGAGTCCTGTTatatcaacccccacccccaAGCCAAGCAGGTGCTTTCAATTACCTCACTATCATGAAAGTTAATGGTGGGCATAATATACAAAGTTAGACCACTATTCCAAGTGGCCACAACAAGATTTTTGGTGAAAAATGGGCAACCATTAAAAATTCAACAGGGATTATGGGAATTGCAATACCATTGAATTTCCTGAAATCATTAACATCCATAATTCGATTTGAGACTATGCTGTCTTAGGgggaaagaaaaaataacaattactcAGCTAACACAGACAAAGAAGCAATCTTTGCACCTCTGTAATAGTAAGTTAAACTTAGTCCCTTGAAGTGCAATAACTGAGTTAACATAAAAACTAACAATCTATAAGGAGGATACTACATGGCAGCATGTGACTTCTCTACCTTTCAAGTTTCTTTTACAAGCATGTAAAAACATTACAGGACGCTGACCAAACATATGTAGACATTTGGCAACAaacaggaaacaataatactgcGAGTTTCCATTGTTATTTGAGTAACTAGAGTAAGTGCTATAATGGGCTTTAAAATTTAATTGAAGCAGAATGCTTAACCAAACAAATTCAGGAAGCTTCTAATTGCACTGGGAGTATCTCATTCCACTGAAACTGCTTCAGCAGTAACATTTCTTGCGAATGGATAATAACCAAATTGCCATCTGGCAATTTAAATTGTAATCAaggagttattaaaaaaaaaaaaaaagtttttagctTATCCTGGAAATGAACAAGACTTCTAGGAAACATCATTTCTCTTTCTTTCAACAAAAACAGGCTACACTTAAAACAGTGacaattttaaattaatgttgtaTTGAGTTGAAATCTTTCACaactttacaataaaacattacaaagcagTTAGGGTTGGCTATGCTGCAAATGATTGATCTGTGAGACAGTTAAACAACGTGGATTTACTTTACACCCTATAAAAAGTACACTCTGAGAGACTAACCATTTTGATTAGTCTGTTGGGATAGTTAGTTTTGCATACATTAAATACCGTATATCCCAGAAATAGACTTCATGGAGTAcaatgtataatttaaaagtgCAAAACATAATATATTAAGTGCAACTGGATAAAACTCTGGTTTCATTTTCACTTTATTTAGGTTTAAGTTCATCCtctgaatataaaaatatattcacCCTTTGatagttacatttttacaaacaaattaaACTAACCAATGTTGCCATGAATTGTCATTATAGAGTCTTCATCTTTCAATTGTCCCTCAAGTCTATAATACATTTGATTAGTTATATAAACTGCATTATGAACATGCTTGCAAGCTTCCTTGCAAACTGCACGCTCTAGATCAGATAACTGATAAATAGGAATTTGTACCTTCGGTGTCGTTTTCCCCTCATGCTCTAGTACACGATATCGGAGTGACTTTGGAGATGACCCAGTTGATGGCTCAGGGGaccttaaaaacaaaatgcacaacaTGTTTAGAGTATTACATGGAGAACACTGCTGCTAGTTAATTCAGAAACCAATACTAAATTAACTATCAAGTTAATTTCTAAAAGCATGTTATGgtaacaagaaaaaagaaaagcctcTTTGGATTTTTGTAAATGCACAAATATGAAAAATGGAGATGTATTCTATAAAAGCTCAACCAATCAAGTGTCATTACCAGGGTTGGGGTCATGATGACCCACATTCACAGAATGTGAAATAAGCCAACTTCTTCGAAAATAAATTTGAGTTAAaaccactgtttaaaaaaataaataaataaataaataaaaaataatgatccCCCACCCAATCAGGAGCCAGTAATCAGACAAGTGGTCCCAACATCACTCATTTTCTTTATAGGTTCTTCTACTTGTCCCTCAAGTCTTTAATACATCTGAACAGTTACCTAAACAGCGTTAAGATGCAGGATACTCCAGCCTCAGCCATATCTCCCTCATCCCCGTACAGCAAGTCAGCTTTGTTTCTACTTGGGGGACTTGTTGCCTCTTCATCCAACAAGTGAAGTAGGACCTTCACAGTCTCTCTACCACCATATGCTGTGGAATGGTTTATGGCATAACATTTGGGCTAGATGGAATGAGAATTagtaaaacagtacattttaaagttCAGCATATTTTGAATTTAATTGACAAAGTTAAATTAACATAAACCATATTAAAAAGTCACATCTATTGCATTTCTTCAAGGACCAGCACAGCACATTAGAGCTCTTTTCTGGGCATTCTGACCTCAAACACTCAGGACATCCCAGGGGTTTACTTTGACATGggccaaaacatttgttttaaaatcagcacctatttaaaatctgtttttgatAGTGTATTTAGTGTTTTTGTATATAAGACATTCATTAAAATACTCATTGGCTTGAAATCAATGGTGATCATTGTGCATCCAACAGATTTATCCAATATgcatatcttaaataaaaaagggTTCCAAATAAGATCCAAGGGCAGGTAAATTGGAATATTACAACGAAACCCCAgctccaaataaaacaaaaatactattCCCTGATCATCTGCGTCAATTCTTTCCAAAGCAGCTTTTGTGTACTGCTTTAATATGAAAAACGTTAATTCTAACTTTCAGCTATTCATTATGATTAAACTAGTGAGATGGTTCTGGTACTCTTCCTATGAGACACCTACAAGAATACCGCATTCAGAGGGTCATGAAACATCTAAAAAGAGGTACTAGGATGTATAAAGGAATCTTTAAAACATCTATGTAATACTCTTTGTTGCTGACCAACAGCACATTACAAACCTGTCATGACTAAAGGAGGAATAACTTACTGTTAATATAAATTATCTGATGAAAGAAAAACCTGCACTTCCATTTATATCAAGTATGTATGTATACTAAATTtatattacacacatacatacacacacagtgccttgcaaaagtattcagaccctctcacagttttcacattttgttgctttAAAGCTTGCAGTCATGACActttgaaataagaattaatgtgttatatacacaaacacaacaAGAAAGTAGTAAATAGATaattaatatgaaataaaaatgtaagtcacaattgcataagtattcaaaccctTTGCTGTGGCAAACCTAAATTAATTCAGGTGCACAAAATGACCTTAACGAGTCACACAATTAGTTGAATGGCTTCTGCCTGTGTGCAATATTAGTGGTTCTCATGATTTCAGAATAAAAACACCTGTCTGTCAGGTTCCTTGGTCAGGTAGTGAATttcaagcaaagactcaaccatgaagaccaaggagcttccaaagcaagtcagggataaagtcattgaaaagcacagatcaggagaagggtacaaaaaAATATCGAAGTCTCTGAATATACCTGTGAGCACAGTCTACTCAATCAAGAAATGGAAGGTGCATTGTACCACCCAGACACTGCCTAGACAAGACCGTCCCTCCAGACTGAGCAGCCAGGCAAAGAGGAAACTGGTGAGGGATGCCACTGTGAGGCCAACGACAACTTTGAAAGAGCTACAGAGTTCAATGGCTGTGATGGGAGAAAATGTGCATCAGTCAACAATATCCAGAACACTTCACAAAAGTAGCCTGTATTggcagggtggcaagaaggaagttATTACTAAACATAAGCCATCTCAAAGGCCGCATGGAGTTTGCAACAAAGCACCTGAGTGATCCTGcaaaaatgtggcaaaaggtgttGTGGTCAGACAAGACCAAATTGGAACTTTTTAAAGTCTAAATGCCAAGCGTTACGTTTGGCGCATACCCAATACAGCACAtctcccagtcaacaccatcccaacagtcaagcatggtggtggcagcatcatgctatggggatgcttctcctcGGCAGGGACTGCAAAGCTTGTTAGGATTAAAGGAAAAAtggatggagcaaagtacaggcaaatactAGAGGAAAACCAGTTTCAGTCTGCTAAAGACTTAAAACTGGGGcgaaaattcacctttcagcaggacaatgatccaaagctACACTGGGAATCTGTGGAAAGACTTGCTGTCCATAAGCAATCCCCAAGCAACTTGAGAGAGcttgagcaaatctgccaagaagaatgggcaaaaattgcaccaagccggtgtgcaaagttggtagagacttacTCAAAAAAGacggctgtaattgctgccaaaggtgcgtCCACCAAATATTGAGTGGACGggtctgaatacttatgcaatcaacatatttctgttttttttctctttagtttTTGCTGACATTTACTGTAACTTCTTACACTTGGAAGGTTTCAGTTTGAGCATTCaaattttgaataaaatattcaagtttaaaaaaaaatgtgtatgtatcACTTTGTAATTTCACAAAATGGTACACCATAggaagggtctgaatacttttacaaGGCACTGTAGATAGACAGAATTAAAGAATTCCATTACCCGTGCAGGGCTAATACCGATGGCGCTTGCATTGGTCGCTTCTTTTTGAGAATGGATGATATTCTTAATTCTTAGTCTCAGCTCTTGTACCGTTTCCTCTGCTGCTGCACAGAGGGGATCCTCACTGCTTCTGCCTTTTAGCAAGCGTGCCTTAATTGTGGACATGATCCGACTCCCTGcaaaactagaaaaaaataaaaacaaaaacacctcttAACTGCCCCCGGCTGATCTCTGTAATGTCACTGAATAAGAACATAGCACAATGTATATTATTCATGGCTCATTTCTCAACTCATTTGTTGCACACAGAGGCTCTGCTTTGATCTTTAAGCTCCAGCAATGACGCACTCATTTCAGACATTCCTTTGCCAGATGTTAGATTACATGAAAATCAAAAGAGGTATCTGTTAAGTCTCAGTCAACCTTTTAACATTCAACATCAGATCAGAAGATTTCTAAagtgttttgttaaataatttCAAGTTCAGTTCAGTTGTCCCCCCACACATTACCACCACCCCAGGCAGTGCTTGAAAATACTTTAACTCCCCAAATGCTTGTGGATCCCAAGCCCTGGTTTGAATCATGCAGTACACAGACTGGCATAGCTTAATAGCCTCCCTCACCATCTTCCAAGCAAGTTTAGTTCTCTAAAATTATCTGGTGGTGCTGGGATTTAGTTCTTTGAGCTGCAGAGGTTTAACACATTAGCACACTCTGTTTTAAGCCAATTTAGCAGCAAAACGTTTTTTGAAGTAcagaataaaagtattttttccaaaTGCATTCCTGCAGAAAATAAACTTGccacaaaagaaaatgcatttgctACTAAACAAACAAGTGGCAAGTGTCTGCCTTTTAAAGGTAAGCGAACAAAGCATAGCTCAACTTTTAGTTGTTAAATACTTGGCTAGAATGTAATATTCATCCAAGAAACTTGAGGATAAACTCTTTTCAGCTTTATCCTACTTTTCTAAATGGAGAAGGCAATAAGAAACAAGAAACATTAGCTGATAAAAAAAAGTAACTGATGGCACCAGTACTGCCAAATACTAAACGGAGGCCTTTAATGTAGGTAATACAAAGAGCCCTTTGACGTAGGTCTCAAATTGGACAGCAGCAGGCTTAACATAATGaaaaactgtattgtattttatcgTAATTCTAGAGCACCAGATGCAGATACAGATTATTTGCCACATAGTATGAAAAAAGACAAGTATGTACTTGCTTTAGTATAGATACATGTTCAATCTAGCTTTAATGTTGTGATTGGAGATCATATAAAATGGGAGACCCAGCCTCATTCACTTTCACAGTTTCAGAAGACACATATTACTCCCCGTCAACAGCCTCTGGCTCTGCAACGACATTTTTATGATTTCGATAGAATGGAGTGGACAAGCTGGTTTTAAATTCTAGCTCCTGTAGCGCAGAGATTCAGAATGAGGCAAGGCAAGGACATAAGCATGTTAGACTTTGCTTCTGCCTAAATACACAGCAGCTCTGGGAAGGAGGTGGATTCTGTATATCTTTCACTTGACATAACTGCATTTATCTCTGCATTTAAATGCAACCAGCCATAAAGCCATTGACCATGTTTACAGCAATTTTACCTTAAAATTGTTTAGTGGACAAAATGTGTTGTATATCTTGTTACAAGTGGGTTCCAAATTGGATTAGGATTGGTTCATGGAAATCCTCCCATCTTAAACTACTTCACTGAATATGGacagctttgttaaaaaaaaaaatagtacattacAAGCCAAAAACAGATCTAATTCTAACAACAAATTTCCATAATGCTTTTAACAAACAACTAAATTATCAAAATCCTGTATGATTTCTAGTCCTAAGGGTCCTGCGTGATGTACTACTACCCCAGACATAACCCTTTAAATAAAAAGTGCCATCTTTAGTcctcattgtaaataaaaaaaaaagcacaggacACAAAGGAGTTGTTTCTCTTGCCAAGTCACCTTTGGTTTCATAGGGTTCCAGCTGTGTCTTAAAGTAACAGATATTTAGATGTCTGCAACAGACCACCTTCGATTTAACTCCACAACTGTTTCTGGACAACAGACATTTATCAAGAGCTGTACTTTATATCAACTTCACAAGAAATTGCTTGTCTTATAGAGATGTACGGGTTTTTGTTTTAGTTGAAGATTATctgaaatgtaatattttctGTAAACATATCTCCCTTTACATGCTGACTCAATTAAAACAATTGTCAACCATTAATAAACCTTCTATACAATCAGATTATGTCCTTGTCTATCACCACATTATATATGCAGTTTTATTAAACAGATTATTCTACAAACCCCTATTTCTgggaaatcacacacacacacacacacacacacacacacacacacacacacacacgcattaaaaaaaaacaacccttggtcatggattattttcaaaagaatgttaaaatataaaacagacccTGTTCTCATTCAAGAAACAGGAAGAATACTTCAgtattgtgtttttatagtaGTGTCAGCACTTTCTCTTGCTTCTCCAATATCTAAAAGAAAAACTTTAAGGCAGCATATTCAATGACAAATGGAATTCTATAGTTTTTATGTGGTGGGAACAAATGGTTTAGGAAAGATTATAAACGTGTATTGTAGAATACTGGCCCGTATCCCCAACAGGAAAAGCCTTTAATACCAAATTTCATTTTATAACAAAAGCAGGGAATCATGGCAATTACTCAGCTTTCTCCCAATTAGGATAGATGTGTGCAATATTTTCTGTGCATCCCTGTGTCGAGAGTACTCACTGTGCCACCTTgttagatacacacacacaccagctttTGATACAATCAGTTAAGTCCAATAGTCAAGAGCAATCCAACACTACTTTAGAACACACAAACTTAGTATAAGTTTGGTTAGAACAGAAGCACACAAGTTACTAAAACATGAAGATTTGTTTTACAGAATTAGCCTATACcatcagtatatattatatatcactATTAAAAGTATATACTATCATaacaatctacagtacattaagCACTATATTCAATATATTTTTCTAACATATCTGTGGAAAGTTAGTAAGCTGTACTTACTCAAACTGTGAT
The sequence above is a segment of the Acipenser ruthenus chromosome 7, fAciRut3.2 maternal haplotype, whole genome shotgun sequence genome. Coding sequences within it:
- the pmch gene encoding pro-MCH isoform X1 → MARKSISTYSVLFALAFLSESLIASVARSLNKIEETRMLNDFFSPSKAHLDAEGLDKSGEAFSKYSLLEGTMMDEGGSSKIIVFTDLGVKKNAKDLQDFLISANSKLFSPALSVDLSNRHLPYFTVREAEAPQSESQSTATEERRDSGRDDSKIPVGKRDFDMLRCMLGRVYRPCWQV
- the pmch gene encoding pro-MCH isoform X2, with the protein product MLNDFFSPSKAHLDAEGLDKSGEAFSKYSLLEGTMMDEGGSSKIIVFTDLGVKKNAKDLQDFLISANSKLFSPALSVDLSNRHLPYFTVREAEAPQSESQSTATEERRDSGRDDSKIPVGKRDFDMLRCMLGRVYRPCWQV
- the parpbp gene encoding PCNA-interacting partner, yielding MMTSLQQNLQTMVKVFRRECHRVLESQRTTICGADEMLMVLQLSMAEINKEENGEFTVLLSNLLVTWQHLMKDKLHLLHETSDAPENYNAIRKMYNSFLKSSNIVDLIDVYEMYDTLKTERDCEELLTPVQLLEFLSGNSDSCNVADVVIPPVPATPSNRQSQKHSKLPTVVICAYLKLLVNSKNDLAVAHVLNIPDRGLGRGAFTDLKHAAHNTQTSLFLAATSFIRAIQLGGKGYAPSETDPLRKHLKGLSDFVHFTDNLEELLGEIPDPSFAGSRIMSTIKARLLKGRSSEDPLCAAAEETVQELRLRIKNIIHSQKEATNASAIGISPARPKCYAINHSTAYGGRETVKVLLHLLDEEATSPPSRNKADLLYGDEGDMAEAGVSCILTLFRSPEPSTGSSPKSLRYRVLEHEGKTTPKAKGNPIRSQFACTYHDDPLVNKKLLQFPSLSQVPTCVHPAPKKALVPVLCFDDEPSTANVTENEALIIERKRPAFGSTSGNTQQKGNSRKKGSGSANGQPGNKSCKRKQAYVNGENANCSHENEPPQKRAAGGPKVSDKPHNKLDCKTGAPGKGSKAVAKKKLIAGQGKLTNFFRL